A window of the Streptomyces sp. NBC_00250 genome harbors these coding sequences:
- a CDS encoding MerR family transcriptional regulator has product MRIGELSERTGTPRRLLRYYEEQGLIVADRLPNGYRVYDESNLDRVMQIRGLLDAGLPTRIIKQILPCLNKPRIIHFPDATPEMLATLEDERDRMTERIRCLTRNRDAVAEYLDAVREKLEPSV; this is encoded by the coding sequence ATGCGGATCGGGGAACTGTCGGAGCGCACCGGAACACCACGTCGACTGCTGCGCTACTACGAGGAGCAGGGTCTCATCGTCGCGGACCGGCTGCCGAACGGCTACCGGGTCTACGACGAGTCGAACCTGGACCGGGTCATGCAGATCCGGGGCCTTCTGGACGCCGGTCTGCCGACCCGGATCATCAAGCAGATCCTGCCGTGCCTGAACAAGCCGCGGATCATCCATTTCCCGGACGCCACCCCGGAGATGCTGGCCACCCTGGAGGACGAGCGGGACCGGATGACCGAGCGGATCCGCTGCCTCACCCGGAACCGGGACGCGGTGGCGGAGTACCTGGACGCGGTACGGGAGAAGCTGGAGCCGTCCGTCTGA
- a CDS encoding (2Fe-2S)-binding protein, protein MPQHTFILNGKAVTADVEGDVRLLWVLRDVLGVTGPKYGCGVGVCRACTSHLNGKAFTPCAVPVEDLTPDDEVTTIEGLPDTVGSELHPMQEAWLDLDVAQCGYCQPGQIMTAVAEVRRAREAGREITEADLDTIRNICRCGTYHRIRQAVMEGAARMT, encoded by the coding sequence GTGCCGCAGCACACCTTCATCCTGAACGGCAAGGCCGTCACCGCCGACGTCGAGGGTGACGTCCGGCTCCTCTGGGTCCTCCGGGACGTCCTCGGCGTCACCGGACCCAAGTACGGCTGCGGGGTCGGCGTCTGCCGGGCCTGTACGAGCCACCTCAACGGCAAGGCGTTCACGCCCTGCGCCGTGCCCGTCGAGGACCTCACCCCCGACGACGAGGTCACCACCATCGAGGGCCTCCCCGACACCGTCGGAAGTGAACTCCACCCGATGCAGGAGGCCTGGCTCGACCTCGACGTCGCCCAGTGCGGCTACTGCCAGCCCGGCCAGATCATGACCGCGGTGGCGGAGGTCCGCCGGGCCCGCGAGGCCGGGCGCGAGATCACCGAGGCGGATCTGGACACCATCCGCAACATCTGCCGGTGCGGGACCTACCACCGCATCCGGCAGGCGGTGATGGAGGGCGCCGCCAGGATGACCTGA
- a CDS encoding VWA domain-containing protein: protein MITRKRLATGACALLAALSVALLPTSATADAPVAKESPKVELVLDVSGSMRAKDIDGKSRMAAAKQAFNEVLDAVPEEVRLGIRTLGADYPGQDRKQGCKDTRQLYPVGPLDRTEAKTAVATLAPTGWTPIGPALLGAAKDLEGGDATRRIVLITDGEDTCAPLDPCQVAREIAAKGIHLVIDTLGLVPDAKTRQQLTCIAEATGGTYTSVHRTEELSRRVRQLVDRAADPVVTPVATEGTLRCADAPQLKPGLYTDRESFGQHRWYRVDLLPGQELRASVSVSADRAVNNDYGVLLRAVTRHGREIVRGSEAGDGRTDVISTGLRYPKPELDDEPEGGKPAAETVCLQVSNSFSAPPSVKRTPGMPIELTVDVVDGPSTASDVASFGLGRGWWLLGALVLVGFLAGLVWGWLSRWRVAVWRTN from the coding sequence ATGATCACGAGAAAACGGCTGGCGACCGGGGCCTGCGCGCTGCTCGCCGCCCTGAGCGTCGCGCTCCTGCCGACGAGCGCGACCGCCGACGCGCCGGTGGCGAAGGAATCCCCCAAGGTCGAGCTGGTCCTCGACGTGAGCGGCTCCATGCGGGCCAAGGACATCGACGGCAAGTCCCGGATGGCCGCGGCCAAGCAGGCCTTCAACGAGGTCCTCGACGCGGTGCCCGAGGAGGTCCGGCTCGGCATCCGCACCCTGGGCGCCGACTACCCCGGCCAGGACCGCAAGCAGGGCTGCAAGGACACCCGGCAGCTGTACCCGGTGGGCCCGCTCGACCGGACCGAGGCCAAGACCGCCGTGGCGACGCTCGCCCCGACGGGCTGGACCCCGATCGGCCCGGCGCTGCTCGGCGCGGCCAAGGACCTGGAGGGCGGTGACGCCACCCGCCGGATCGTGCTCATCACGGACGGCGAGGACACCTGCGCCCCGCTCGACCCCTGCCAGGTGGCACGCGAGATCGCGGCCAAGGGCATCCACCTCGTCATCGACACCCTGGGCCTGGTGCCGGACGCCAAGACCCGGCAGCAGCTCACCTGTATCGCGGAGGCCACCGGAGGCACGTACACCTCCGTCCACCGCACCGAGGAGCTCTCCCGGCGGGTCAGGCAGCTCGTCGACCGCGCCGCCGACCCGGTCGTCACCCCCGTGGCCACCGAGGGCACGCTGCGCTGCGCCGACGCGCCGCAGCTCAAGCCCGGTCTGTACACCGACCGCGAGTCCTTCGGCCAGCACCGCTGGTACCGGGTGGACCTGCTGCCCGGTCAGGAACTCCGCGCCTCCGTCAGCGTGTCGGCCGACCGTGCCGTCAACAACGACTACGGGGTGCTGCTGCGTGCCGTCACCCGCCACGGCCGGGAGATCGTCCGTGGCTCCGAGGCGGGCGACGGACGCACCGACGTGATCTCGACCGGCCTGCGCTACCCGAAGCCGGAGCTCGACGACGAGCCCGAGGGCGGCAAGCCGGCCGCCGAGACGGTCTGTCTCCAGGTCAGCAACTCGTTCTCCGCTCCCCCGTCGGTCAAGAGGACGCCGGGCATGCCGATCGAGCTGACGGTGGACGTCGTCGACGGCCCGTCGACGGCCTCGGACGTGGCCTCGTTCGGACTCGGCCGCGGCTGGTGGCTGCTCGGCGCGCTGGTGCTCGTCGGCTTCCTGGCCGGTCTGGTCTGGGGCTGGCTGTCCCGCTGGCGCGTCGCTGTCTGGAGGACCAACTGA
- a CDS encoding molybdopterin cofactor-binding domain-containing protein, protein MARRHPVRDDHPTSGTGDGTDPRETPEGGDARGTSRRRFLGYVLAAPTLTVAAQFGAESLAPRQAAAAAPALIPSLPGPAELLDLNELLTLAALPTSHLITIRLDTDGTAHLALPRAEVGQGITTSSAMVVAEELDLPLDKVKVTLADARPELLFNQLTGGSNTTYSTYHPLRVAAAVARGRLLHAASLVLGEAVSTLTTKAGAVLSPAGALLGYGELAVKAAAVSDAAVAVTLKDPGRFRVVGTGQRRVDALDAVTGRKKFAMDLQVADALPTMVCRPPTINGTVRSVANLAEVRAMPGVTDVVTVSTGVAVRGRTFGQCVDAVRALRVDWGPGTAEGASDATVLAKLRRAELPLVVPPLPLLTKAVDARFTFHFSSNAALETNCAIADVREDSAEIWASLKAPIVAQEQIAVELGLPVSAVRVHVTEGGGSFGRKLFHDAAHEAAEISRAMGKPVKLMWHRTDDFRQGRTHPMSTSRVRATYTLGEVLTYEQRHTSVATDFGHGIGELLTAEAARLPVGDLAFSETMFQLTQVSPYHLGVTTQLLSETDKGYNTGSMRGIYSPNVRCAQELVMDELAKRMGQDGYAFRRRLMKDPRARAVLDKVAEVGEWGRTMPAGTAQGIAVHTEYHSAVAMLAEIDCRPETTGRKIPGAVTGPRVTKVVCAVDVGLAVNPRGLEAQMMGGISDAIAITLTSGLHLRDGHFLEGSWDQYFYTRQWNTPPELEIIVMPPTGDKPGGAGELAVAGAMAAVACAYGRATGTMPTVFPVNHADPLAFTPLPTVPPVPASPTDGRDRAL, encoded by the coding sequence ATGGCGAGGCGGCACCCCGTGCGGGACGACCACCCCACGAGCGGCACCGGGGACGGAACCGACCCCCGTGAGACCCCCGAAGGCGGCGACGCGCGCGGCACCAGCCGCCGCCGGTTCCTCGGCTACGTCCTCGCCGCACCCACCCTGACCGTCGCCGCCCAGTTCGGCGCGGAGTCCCTCGCTCCCCGGCAGGCCGCCGCCGCGGCCCCGGCGCTCATCCCGTCGCTGCCCGGACCCGCCGAACTCCTCGACCTCAACGAGCTGCTCACTCTCGCGGCCCTGCCCACCAGTCACCTCATCACCATCCGCCTCGACACGGACGGCACGGCCCACCTCGCCCTGCCCCGTGCCGAGGTCGGCCAGGGCATCACCACCTCCAGCGCCATGGTCGTCGCCGAGGAACTCGACCTGCCCCTCGACAAGGTGAAGGTGACGCTCGCCGACGCGCGGCCCGAGCTGCTCTTCAACCAGCTGACCGGCGGCTCCAACACCACGTACTCCACCTACCACCCCCTCCGCGTCGCCGCCGCCGTCGCCCGGGGCCGGCTCCTGCACGCCGCCTCCCTCGTCCTCGGCGAGGCCGTCTCCACCCTCACGACCAAGGCCGGCGCCGTCCTCTCCCCGGCCGGCGCGCTGCTGGGCTACGGCGAACTCGCCGTGAAGGCGGCAGCCGTGTCCGACGCCGCCGTCGCGGTCACCCTCAAGGACCCCGGCCGCTTCCGTGTCGTCGGCACCGGACAGCGCCGCGTGGACGCCCTGGACGCGGTCACCGGCCGCAAGAAGTTCGCGATGGACCTCCAGGTCGCGGACGCCCTGCCCACCATGGTCTGCCGCCCGCCCACCATCAACGGCACGGTCCGCTCCGTCGCCAACCTCGCCGAGGTGCGAGCCATGCCCGGCGTCACCGACGTCGTCACCGTCTCCACCGGCGTCGCCGTCCGCGGCCGCACCTTCGGCCAGTGCGTCGACGCCGTGCGCGCCCTCCGGGTCGACTGGGGGCCCGGTACCGCCGAGGGCGCCTCCGACGCCACCGTCCTGGCGAAGCTCCGCCGGGCCGAACTCCCGCTCGTGGTACCGCCGCTGCCGCTGCTCACCAAGGCGGTCGACGCCCGCTTCACCTTCCATTTCTCCAGCAACGCCGCCCTGGAGACCAACTGCGCGATCGCCGACGTCCGCGAGGACTCCGCCGAGATCTGGGCGTCGCTCAAGGCGCCGATCGTCGCCCAGGAACAGATCGCCGTCGAGCTGGGCCTGCCCGTCTCCGCCGTCCGCGTCCATGTCACCGAGGGCGGCGGCTCCTTCGGCCGCAAGCTCTTCCACGACGCCGCCCACGAGGCCGCCGAGATCTCCCGCGCCATGGGCAAGCCCGTCAAACTGATGTGGCACCGCACCGACGACTTCCGCCAGGGCCGTACACACCCGATGTCCACCTCACGGGTCCGCGCCACGTACACGCTCGGCGAGGTCCTCACGTACGAGCAGCGTCACACCTCCGTGGCCACCGACTTCGGGCACGGCATCGGAGAGCTCCTCACGGCCGAGGCGGCCCGGCTGCCCGTCGGCGACCTCGCCTTCTCCGAGACGATGTTCCAGCTCACCCAGGTCAGCCCCTACCACCTCGGCGTCACCACCCAGCTGCTCTCCGAGACCGACAAGGGCTACAACACCGGCTCCATGCGCGGCATCTACTCGCCCAACGTGCGCTGCGCGCAGGAACTCGTCATGGACGAACTGGCGAAGCGCATGGGCCAGGACGGGTACGCCTTCCGCCGCCGCCTCATGAAGGACCCGCGGGCACGTGCCGTCCTCGACAAGGTCGCCGAGGTGGGGGAGTGGGGCCGGACCATGCCCGCCGGCACCGCGCAGGGCATCGCCGTCCACACCGAGTACCACTCCGCCGTCGCGATGCTCGCCGAGATCGACTGCCGTCCCGAGACCACCGGGCGGAAGATCCCCGGAGCGGTCACCGGACCACGTGTGACCAAGGTGGTCTGCGCCGTCGACGTCGGCCTCGCCGTCAACCCGCGCGGGCTGGAGGCCCAGATGATGGGCGGCATCTCCGACGCCATCGCCATCACCCTGACGTCCGGCCTCCACCTGCGCGACGGGCACTTCCTCGAAGGCAGCTGGGACCAGTACTTCTACACCCGGCAGTGGAACACCCCGCCCGAGCTGGAGATCATCGTCATGCCCCCGACCGGCGACAAGCCGGGCGGTGCGGGCGAACTCGCGGTCGCCGGCGCGATGGCGGCCGTCGCCTGTGCCTACGGCCGGGCCACCGGCACGATGCCGACGGTCTTCCCCGTCAACCACGCCGATCCGCTCGCCTTCACCCCCCTGCCGACCGTCCCGCCCGTCCCCGCCTCGCCGACCGACGGCCGCGACCGCGCCCTCTGA
- a CDS encoding MFS transporter, producing MANDTTAAARSAAPATPETPAASTTPSGRLPLLALLALATAVFVTSLTETLPAGVLPAMSADLGVGEAAMGQAVTVYALGTALTAVPLAARTAAWRRKRLLLTSVAGFAAANTVTAVSSSYALTMGARFLAGVAAGLAWALLAGYARRIAPPHLQGRAVAVAMTGIPLALSLGVPAGTFLGDAVGWRVAFTAMTVIAVGLLGWIALAVPDLPGGARGGRAQVARTLKVPGVLPVLAATFTLVLAHTILYTYVAAYLGRLGLAGSTGLVLLVFGAASLAGIWFTGRHIDRRLRTLTLAGAILFAVAAAVLAVPAGSTALVLTAAVLWGFGWGGAPTLLQTAVADAGGEHADTAQTMLVSLWNAAMAAGGIAGGVLLDVLGAGALPWSVLVLLVPVVAIVAGAGAHGFPARR from the coding sequence ATGGCCAACGACACGACAGCGGCGGCCCGTTCCGCCGCGCCCGCCACCCCCGAGACCCCCGCCGCCTCCACCACCCCGTCCGGCCGGCTGCCGCTCCTCGCGCTGCTCGCCCTCGCCACCGCGGTCTTCGTCACCAGCCTCACCGAGACGCTCCCCGCCGGCGTCCTGCCCGCCATGAGCGCCGACCTCGGCGTCGGTGAGGCCGCCATGGGCCAGGCCGTCACCGTCTACGCCCTCGGCACCGCCCTCACCGCCGTGCCCCTGGCCGCCCGCACCGCCGCATGGCGCCGCAAGCGCCTGCTGCTCACCTCGGTCGCCGGATTCGCCGCCGCCAACACCGTCACGGCCGTCTCCTCCTCCTACGCCCTCACCATGGGCGCCCGGTTCCTCGCCGGGGTCGCCGCGGGCCTCGCCTGGGCGCTGCTCGCCGGATACGCCCGCCGCATCGCCCCGCCGCACCTCCAGGGCCGGGCCGTCGCCGTCGCCATGACAGGCATCCCGCTGGCCCTCTCCCTCGGCGTACCGGCCGGCACCTTCCTCGGCGACGCGGTGGGCTGGCGGGTCGCGTTCACCGCGATGACCGTGATCGCCGTCGGGCTCCTCGGCTGGATCGCCCTCGCCGTTCCCGACCTGCCCGGCGGGGCACGCGGGGGGCGCGCCCAGGTCGCCCGGACCCTGAAGGTGCCCGGCGTCCTCCCGGTCCTGGCCGCCACGTTCACCCTCGTGCTGGCCCACACCATCCTCTACACCTACGTCGCCGCCTACCTCGGCCGTCTCGGTCTCGCCGGCTCCACCGGCCTCGTCCTGCTGGTCTTCGGAGCCGCCTCGCTCGCCGGGATCTGGTTCACCGGACGGCACATCGACCGCAGGCTCCGGACCCTGACCCTCGCCGGCGCGATCCTGTTCGCCGTGGCCGCCGCCGTGCTCGCCGTCCCGGCCGGGAGCACCGCGCTCGTCCTGACGGCCGCCGTGCTCTGGGGGTTCGGCTGGGGCGGCGCGCCCACCCTCCTCCAGACGGCCGTCGCCGACGCGGGCGGAGAGCACGCCGACACGGCCCAGACGATGCTCGTCAGCCTCTGGAACGCGGCCATGGCGGCGGGCGGCATCGCCGGCGGTGTCCTGCTCGACGTCCTCGGCGCGGGCGCCCTGCCCTGGAGCGTGCTCGTCCTCCTCGTGCCGGTCGTCGCGATCGTGGCCGGTGCCGGCGCCCACGGCTTCCCGGCCCGCCGGTGA